From Micromonas commoda chromosome 3, complete sequence, a single genomic window includes:
- a CDS encoding predicted protein, whose product MSTASAGSSGSIVIGARHGYARRTALRSSPGRRRLRTCAGKLSQRKTRGSRGLSVVAEQHGISLEDARALFSKRFCKGSGVHLELQETPTGRGLVATAPVAPGDVLITVPWREAIHVLEDGYSDGDDLRLALELLHVLDDGDEDGYIDGEYDARVKTWRKYRPMLPVSTGAAAFWCVDNIRELQFPEAVEKTLAQRAEFTAGAMRHSNDSRTKERIMWALQQVHSRSFSVMTPQGRARCLVPYVDLFNHRPESPKEARMTDELLQRALRKAFTKGSEEGINDGEWAGAEPWQVVGPDPEDLENWEDAAVFQMRSIWAYEPGEEVFITYGHETSAELLTSYGFFPEPNDGEFIRVYENVQDLIDDDRFVDEELNSPALQMEKEQFMWSMLAVEAPLAIRPGGVRESAHLLSALRVVHARENQLAAMRDDDVPRIGHSTFVWTEGDEPCGMWDPDRFLSCFFDESCDSDEWLWDDDDARDRDATDRAALAQACARCEEILRDDFATTLEEDQVMLDEIEEAIRGLSPEEADEDPEGHLEYVAALRYRMSVKRILRDFISECKRAYGVEAEALKAEPEFEYIE is encoded by the coding sequence atgtcgaccgcgagcgccgggtcgtcgGGTAGTATCGTCATAGGAGCGCGGCATGGGtacgcgcggaggacggcTCTCCGGAGCAGCCCCGGTCGGAGGAGGCTCCGGACGTGCGCGGGTAAGCTGAGTCAGCGGAAAACTCGTGGCTCCCGAGGgctctccgtcgtcgccgagcaacACGGCATATCGTTagaggacgcgcgggcgctgtTCTCCAAGCGATTCTGCAAGGGCAGTGGGGTGCACCTGGAGCTTCAGGAGACTCCGACCGgtcgcggcctcgtcgccaccgcgcccgtcgcgccgggcgacgtcCTCATCACCGTCCCGTGGCGCGAAGCCAtccacgtcctcgaggacgggtactccgacggcgacgacctgcGCCTGGCGCTAGAGCTGCTGCACGtgctggacgacggcgacgaggacgggtaCATAGACGGCGAGTATGATGCCAGGGTCAAGACCTGGAGGAAGTACCGCCCCATGCTGCCGGTATCCACCGGGGCGGCCGCGTTCTGGTGCGTCGATAACATCAGGGAGCTGCAGTTCCCGGAGGCTGTGGAGAAGACGCTGGCGCAACGCGCGGAGTTCACGGCGGGCGCTATGCGGCACAGCAACGACTCGCGCACCAAGGAAAGGATCATGTGGGCGCTGCAGCAGGTGCACAGCAGGAGCTTCAGCGTGATGACCCCGCAGGGACGGGCGCGTTGTCTGGTGCCCTACGTCGACCTCTTCAACCATCGACCCGAGTCGCCCAAGGAGGCCAGGATGACGGACGAGCTCCTGCAGCGCGCGTTACGAAAGGCGTTCACGAAAGGCAGCGAGGAGGGCATCAACGACGGCGAGtgggcgggcgccgagccgtGGCAGGTGGTCGGCCCGGACCCCGAGGACCTCGAGAACTGGGAGGACGCGGCTGTGTTTCAGATGCGGTCCATCTGGGCCTACGAACCTGGCGAGGAGGTGTTCATCACGTACGGTCACGAAACCTCCGCGGAGTTGCTGACGTCGTACGGGTTCTTCCCCGAGCCCAACGACGGCGAATTCATCAGGGTGTACGAAAACGTCCAGGacctcatcgacgacgatcggTTCGTGGATGAAGAGTTGAACTCTCCCGCGCTGCAGATGGAGAAGGAGCAGTTCATGTGGTcgatgctcgcggtggaggccCCGCTCGCGATAAGGCCGGGCGGCGTACGCGAATCCGCGCACTTGCTCAGCGCCCTGCGCGTCGtacacgcgcgcgagaaccagctcgccgcgatgagggacgacgacgttccgAGGATCGGTCACAGCACGTTCGTGTGgacggagggcgacgagccgTGCGGCATGTGGGACCCCGACCGGTTCCTCTCCTGCTTCTTCGACGAGTCATGCGACAGCGACGAGTGGCtctgggacgacgacgacgcgagggacagggacgcgaccgaccgcgccgcgctcgcgcaggcgtGCGCCAGGTGCGAGGAGATCCTGCGCGACGATTTCGCCAcgacgctcgaggaggaccaGGTCAtgctcgacgagatcgaggaggcCATCCGCGGGCTCTCTCCGGAGGAAGCGGATGAAGACCCGGAGGGACACCTGGagtacgtcgcggcgctgaggtaCAGGATGAGCGTCAAGCGGATCCTGCGGGACTTCATCAGCGAGTGCAAGCGGGCGTACGGCGTGGAGGCCGAGGCGTTGAAGGCTGAACCCGAATTTGAGTACATCGAGTGA
- a CDS encoding predicted protein produces FHDPRGTLVEIGMGTGPNMRYYEGLNVVGVEPNEESHSYAYENANRNGVKSIECVRGFGESLPLGDASVDTVVSTLVMCTVDDVERTLAEVRRVLRPGGAYLFLDHVAAPPGTPLRTMQEMLNPLNRAAYEGCRLTRDPEAAVRAAFGD; encoded by the coding sequence TTCCACGACCCGCGGGGCACCCTCGTCGAGATCGGCATGGGCACCGGACCGAACATGAGGTACTACGAGGGACTCAacgtcgtgggcgtcgagCCCAACGAGGAATCTCACTCCTACGCGTACGAGAACGCGAACAGGAACGGGGTCAAGTCAATCGAGTGCGTCAGGGGGTTCGGCGAGTCGCTTCCCCTGGGAGACGCCTCGGTGGACACGGTGGTGAGCACGCTGGTGATGTGCAcggtggacgacgtggagcgcACGCTCGCGGAGGTCAGGAGGGTACTCaggccgggcggcgcgtaccTGTTCCTCGACCACgtggcggcgcccccgggcACGCCGCTGCGGACGATGCAGGAGATGCTCAACCCGCTGAACAGGGCGGCGTACGAGGGGTGCAGGCTGACGCGCgacccggaggcggcggtgagagccgcgttcggcgac
- a CDS encoding fasciclin family protein: MPHTKRPLLLAALALVAFAALFNPAAAGDTAAVGTMDPPKEDALLMPTDAEADPAATDAAAKEMDMAPDMDMEPAAEEDAELKPLGETLQADPEFSTLVALVTAAADESGATAEDLAAEGPFTLFAPVNEAFTKFLETSGLSVEDVLASPDLKEILSHHVVEGKYTAADVLAMELPAEVPTLDGHTIKIDKTTDGDVLIAGNKVVAPDIEASNGVIHGIDGVITETTPEPEDTTTNEEVTSTALLGTLYAAVLVM; the protein is encoded by the exons ATGCCGCACACGAAGCGCCCccttctcctcgccgccctcgcgctcgtcgcgttcgccgcgctgtTCAACCCCGCAGCCGCCggggacaccgccgcggtcgggaCGATGGACCCTCccaaggaggacgcgctGCTGATGcccacggacgcggaggcggaccccgccgcgaccgacgcggcggcgaaggaaaTGGACATGGCGCCCGATATGGATATGGAACCCGCGGCCGAGGAAGATGCCGAGCTCAAACCCCTCGGCGAGACGCTGCAGGCTGACCCGGAGTTCTCCACGCTCGTGGCGCTGGTGACCGCTGCCGCTGACGAgagcggcgccaccgccgaggatcTCGCAGCCGAAGGGCCTTTCACCTTGTTCGCTCCCGTGAACGAGGCGTTCACCAAGTTCCTCGAGACATCCGGGCTCAGCGTCGAAGACGTCCTCGCGAGCCCCGACCTCAAGGAGATCCTCTCGCACCACGTGGTTGAAGG CAAgtacaccgccgccgacgtcctcgccatgGAACTCCCCGCCGAGGTCCCGACCCTCGACGGCCACACCATCAAGATCGACAAGaccaccgacggcgacgttctCATCGCCGGTAACAaggtcgtcgcgcccgacaTCGAAGCGTCCAACGGGGTCATCcacggcatcgacggcgtcatcaccgagacgacgccggagccggagga cacgacgacgaacgaggAGGTGACCAGCACGGCGCTGCTCGGCACGCTgtacgcggcggtgctcgtcATGTGA
- a CDS encoding voltage-gated ion channel superfamily (potassium ion channel), which yields MSKVTPIKGAPPPADDEPEMTEEERQLADGVAKLAELTAKYEQSPYLLDPRSRLMKRWDLIIGIALVYTATITPYEVAFLDSKAGGSTHPSLPTFPIYIINVIVDLLFFADIVAHFNLIYYDDQLANGTYVTDRRKIVRRYMRGFFVVDVVSIIPFHEMESAGGLKALKLLRLLRLVKLLRILRSGRILKRLEDNLNVDYNVLSLVKFILGTLMIAHWLACLWKLTARTVAEKDDWVTRYYSNFVDADLFATCYAETELNNELHACMNLSPWNMYIAALYWALVTMSTIGYGDVTPTRTEERFFVILAMLIGTSVFAYVVGSVCGIVASMDKKSNEHHERMDTLNAMSREMQVGDELQMRLRDYFRYRHTSTNIEEWFELLELMSPSLRGEVALKQCGSWINNVPFFSGAPDGFIVDIALKLKTETFPQGEEIVHAGQISTKMYIVERGVVGGKGRVFTSGKVFGEEVLGGGSQAAFTARAMTYCDVFGLLGTDLDDTAASYPAMQKRLRVAGCRGMIKDSLLAFAQAWGHIEKGIKVNPNGGVEDAERDPHVSVAELAVVRRKDDIFRFALSVARDGSAKPTLPSDPAGAFKAINRTFIDDSSGAGAGGDKVDRVLSAVERLERKLAALEARIK from the exons ATGTCGAAGGTCACGCCG ATTAAGGGCGCACCGCCAccggccgacgacgaaccgGAGATGACGGAAGAGGAGCGTCAGCTAGCGGACGGCGTAgccaagctcgccgagctgacCGCAAAGTACGAGCAGTCGCCGTACCTCCTCGATCCGCGGTCGAGGTTGATGAAGCGCTGGGACTTGATCATCGGGATCGCGCTGGTGTACACCGCGACGATCACACCGTACGAGGTGGCGTTTCTCGACAGCAAGGCGGGCGGGAGCACCCACCCGAGCCTGCCCACGTTCCCCATCTACATCATAAACGTCATCGTGGACCTGCTCTTCTTCGCCGACATAGTCGCGCACTTCAACCTCATATACTACGACGATCAGTTGGCGAACGGGACGTACGTCACGGACAGACGGAAGATAGTGCGACGATACATGCGGGGTTTCttcgtcgtggacgtcgtgTCCATCATCCCGTTCCACGAGATGGAATCCGCGGGTGGCCTCAAGGCGCTCAAGCTGCTGCGTCTGCTGAGGCTGGTGAAGCTGCTCCGGATCCTGCGCTCGGGGCGCATCCTGAAGAGGCTGGAGGACAACTTGAACGTGGACTACAACGTGCTGTCGCTCGTGAAATTCATCCTCGGCACGCTGATGATCGCGCACTGGCTGGCGTGCCTGTGGAAGCTCACGGCGAggaccgtcgcggagaaggacgacTGGGTCACCAGGTACTACAGTAACTTTGTCGACGCGGACCTGTTTGCGACGTGCTACGCGGAGACGGAGCTCAACAACGAGCTGCACGCGTGCATGAACCTGTCCCCGTGGAACATGTAcatcgcggcgctgtacTGGGCGCTGGTGACGATGAGCACCATCGGCTACGGAGACgtcacgccgacgcgaaccgaGGAGCGTTTCTTTGTCATCCTCGCCATGCTCATCGGGACGTCGGTGTTTGCCTACGTCGTCGGCAGCGTGTgcgggatcgtcgcgagcATGGACAAGAAGAGCAACGAGCACCACGAGCGCATGGACACCCTCAACGCGATGTCCCGGGAGATGCAGgttggcgacgagctccagATGAGGCTCCGAGATTACTTCCGATACCGACACACCAGCACCAACATCGAGGAATGGttcgagctgctcgagctgATGTCCCCGtcgctgcgcggcgaggtggcgcTGAAGCAGTGCGGAAGCTGGATCAACAACGTCCCGTTCTTCTcgggcgcccccgacggcTTCATCGTGGACATCGCGCTGAAGCTAAAGACGGAGACGTTTCCGCAGGGCGAGGAGATCGTCCACGCCGGGCAAATCTCCACCAAGATGTACATCGTGGAGCGGGGCGTCGTGGGAGGTAAGGGGAGGGTGTTCACCAGCGGCAAGGTgttcggcgaggaggttctgggcggcgggtcccaggcggcgttcaccgcgagGGCCATGACCTACTGCGACGTCTTTGGCTTGCTCGGGACGGATCTGGAcgacacggcggcgtcgtatCCGGCGATGCAGAAGCGGCTGCGGGTCGCCGGTTGCAGGGGCATGATCAAGGATTCGctgctcgcgttcgcgcagGCGTGGGGTCACATCGAGAAGGGGATCAAGGTTAACCccaacggcggcgtggaggacgccgagaGGGATCCgcacgtctccgtcgcggagctcgcggtggtTCGAAGGAAGGATGACATCTTTCGATTCGCGctctccgtcgcgagggacggcTCGGCGAAGCCGACGCTGCCGTCGGATCCAGCCGGGGCGTTCAAGGCGATCAACCGGACGTTCATCGACgactcgagcggcgcgggcgcgggcggggacaAGGTTGACAGGGTGCTGAGCGCGGTGGAGCGGCTCGAGaggaagctcgcggcgctggaggcgaggATTAAATAA
- a CDS encoding predicted protein, translating into MAHFQHTCNACLKPICEGDVYITRCGHRFCERPRDRDLLASSPSSLLAPLPSSRARARRLTTSAPPAVCTQATTTREGCVRRASARRAARRSTGRRISRCGACSDRPRPSCAFFDRPFNRQAFAVRPGEEVSEALRGFDPGTIMTAAFNGINWWCEQAALVQEMSSRRVQEEGRAHAEGYKSKLLEVHSAYKRAKAKAEALWQQMQQLELDKKELQSKYEQKSGEKRRIEASYRELQSRGGVAGGGGGGGGGGHPRAPPSMPPPSRHAYQHMSSPPVHLGSPPLDRNISRPASRPSMANFGGGNRPLLSGFPAGAAQTRPISPYSGDLMSPPQDYLDDRREWRRGGNRGAPRASRGGYRPPHSPTRSHHTFSIGN; encoded by the coding sequence ATGGCGCACTTCCAGCACACGTGCAACGCGTGTTTGAAGCCCATCTGCGAGGGCGACGTGTACATCACGAGATGCGGTCACCGGTTCTgtgagcgcccgcgcgaccgcgacctcCTCGCTTCCTCCCCCTCTTCTCTTCTCGCGCCACTTCCTTCGTCGAgagcacgcgcgcgaagactgacgacgagcgccccgcccgccgttTGCACGCAGgctacgacgacgcgagaagGCTGTGTGAGACGGGCGAGTGCGCGACGTGCCGCTCGCAGGTCTACGGGGAGAAGGATATCCAGGTGCGGCGCCTGCTCCGACCGCCCGAGACCCAGCTGTGCATTTTTTGACCGCCCTTTCAACCGTCAGGCGTTCGCCGTTCGGCCCGGCGAAGAGGTCAGCGAGGCCCTCCGCGGGTTCGACCCGGGCACGATCATGACCGCTGCGTTTAACGGCATCAACTGGTGGTGcgagcaggcggcgctcgtccaggagatgtcgtcgaggagggtaCAAGAAGAGGGGCGCGCGCACGCAGAGGGGTACAAGTccaagctcctcgaggtGCACTCCGCGTACAAGCGagccaaggccaaggcggaggcgctctggcagcagatgcagcagctcgagctcgacaaGAAGGAGCTCCAGAGCAAGTACGAGCAGAAGAGCGGGGAGAAACGCCGCATCGAAGCATCCTACCGCGAGCTccagagccgcggcggagtggcgggaggtggaggaggaggagggggaggcggccacccgcgcgcccctcctTCGATGCCCCCGCCCTCCCGCCACGCCTACCAGCACATGAGCAGCCCGCCTGTGCACCTCGGCAGCCCGCCCTTGGACCGCAACATCTCCCGCCCCGCGTCCCGGCCGTCCATGGCCaacttcggcggcggcaaccgCCCCCTGCTCTCGGGCTTCCCCGCGGGAGCTGCGCAGACCCGACCCATCTCCCCCTACTCGGGCGACCTGATGAGCCCGCCGCAGGACTACCTGGACGACAGGCGCGAGTGGCGCAGGGGCGGGAACCGCGGCGCACCCAGGGCTTCGAGAGGGGGGTACCGCCCGCCGCACTCGCCCACCCGCTCGCACCACACGTTTTCCATCGGGAACTGA
- a CDS encoding histone deacetylase (Predicted Class I RPD3 type histone deacetylase protein. ChromDB ID: HDA20107; Rpd3/HDA1 superfamily): MSGKPKISYFYDPDVGNFYYGQGHPMKPHRVRMTHNLLLHYGIYKEMEVFRPALASAEDMTKFHSDEYIEFLRLITPDNQHEHMRQLKRFNCAEDCPVFDGLFNFCQIYTGGSVGGAVRLNHKQTDTVVNWAGGLHHAKKNEASGFCYVNDIVLAILELLKVHQRVLYIDIDIHHGDGVEEAFYTTDRVMTVSFHKFGEYFPGTGHLQDVGQHRGKYYSVNVPLKDGIDDEAYVALFKPVMAKVMEMYQPDAVVFQSGADSLTGDRLGCFNLSIRGHGECLKYMQTFNVPLLVLGGGGYTIRNVARCWTYETGCLLGHDLDNKLPVNDYSEYFGPTHELQIQPSNMENQNTPEYLQGILNKILENLSKIPPKPSVPFHDVPPDAIDQDAMRVKEDPDAKGGGAEAEAARRSDPRELEPEDGDVDDKPSRHDASMRDVEDVDGGEKKVKEEKVEGADAVKAELGDAADVDDPDAAVKAEKGGEGATDANDGDAANAGGPGIMASDHGDQ; this comes from the exons ATGAGCGGGAAGCCTAAGATCTCGTACTTTTACGACCCCGACGTGGGCAACTTCTACTACGGACAGGGTCATCCGATGAAGCCTCACCGTGTCCGCATGACCCACAACCTCCTCCTGCACTACGGCATCTACAAGGAGATGGAG GTGTTccgcccggcgctcgcgtccgccgaggaCATGACCAAGTTCCACAGCGACGAGTACATCGAGTTCCTCCGCCTCATCACCCCCGACAACCAGCACGAGCACATGAGGCAGCTCAAGCGCTTCAACTGCGCCGAGGACTGCCCGGTGTTCGACGGCCTGTTCAACTTCTGCCAGATCTACACCGGCGGCTCCGTGGGCGGTGCGGTCCGTCTGAACCACAAGCAGACGGACACCGTCGTCAACTGGGCGGGTGGCCTCCACCACGCGAAGAAGAACGAGGCTTCCGGCTTTTGCTACGTCAACGACATTGTGCTCGCgatcctcgagctgctcaaGGTTCACCAGCGCGTGCTGTACATCGACATCGACATCCACCACGGTGACGGCGTGGAGGAGGCCTTCTACACCACCGATCGCGTCATGACCGTCTCGTTCCACAAGTTTGGCGAGTACTTTCCGGGCACCGGACACCTCCAGGACGTGGGCCAGCACCGCGGTAAGTACTACTCCGTCAACGTCCCGCTCAAGgacggcatcgacgacgaggcctACGTGGCGCTGTTCAAGCCGGTGATGGCGAAGGTCATGGAGATGTATCAGCCGGATGCGGTGGTGTTCCAGTCCGGCGCGGATTCCCTCACCGGCGACAGGCTCGGGTGCTTCAACCTCTCCATCCGCGGCCACGGCGAGTGCCTGAAGTACATGCAGACCTTCAACGTGCCCCTCCtggtgctcggcggcggtgggtaCACCATCCGCAACGTCGCCAGGTGCTGGACGTACGAGACCGGTTGCCTCCTCGGCCACGACCTCGACAACAAGCTTCCGGTGAACGACTACTCCGAGTACTTTGGCCCCACGCACGAGCTCCAGATCCAGCCGTCCAACATGGAGAACCAGAACACGCCCGAGTACCTGCAGGGCATCCTCAACAAGATCCTCGAAAATTTGAGCAAGATCCCGCCCAAACCGTCCGTCCCGTTCCACGACGTGCCccccgacgccatcgaccaGGACGCCATGCGGGTCAAGGAGGATCCGGACgccaagggcggcggcgcggaggctgaggcggcgcggcggtcggatccccgcgagctcgagcccgaggatggcgacgtcgacgacaaGCCGTCCAGGCACGACGCGTCCATGCGCGATGTAGAGGACGtagacggcggcgagaagaaggtcaaggaggagaaggtggaGGGAGCGGAcgcggtcaaggcggagctcggcgacgcggctgacgtcgacgatcccgacgcggcggtcaaggcggagaagggcggcgagggcgcgacggacgcaaacgacggggacgcggcaAACGCGGGGGGACCTGGGATCATGGCCAGCGACCACGGCGATCAGTGA
- a CDS encoding predicted protein has product MALFGAGGSPAVCSSLYILDSNLKTLLMRDWRGDTNPSMVERFVSIVNNAESESELKPIIYDDEIQTSFTYIRHRDLYFLALTRTNANAVALLTFLHRLVDIFTHYFKELKEESIRDNFVIIYELLDEVMDNGYPQFTEAKILSEFITVGAHELQAPKAPMAVTNAVSWRSEGLRYQKNEVFLDVVESCNCVVNANGQIVNSEVNGALRMRTQLSGMPECKLGLNDKVMLQAQNKSTRGKSVELEDIKFHQCVRLARFESDRTISFIPPDGQFDLMNYRITTPVKPLIWVEAKVTRPSRSRVEYSVKLRTQFKSRLNATGIEVKLPVPGDATTPEVKAALGSVTYAPEQEAMLWKIKTVPGEKVVEMRAKFSLPSVSALEDDGPRQKKPPVMVKFEVPYFTVSGVQVRFLKVIEKSGYQALPWVRYITKAGTYEFRLDHQSS; this is encoded by the coding sequence ATGGCGTTGTTTGGGGCAGGAGGCAGCCCCGCGGTGTGCTCCTCGCTGTACATCCTGGACAGCAACCTCAAGACACTGCTCATGCGGGACTGGCGCGGCGACACGAACCCTTCCATGGTCGAGCGCTTCGTCTCCATCGTGAACAacgccgagtccgagtccgagctCAAGCCGATCATCTACGACGATGAGATCCAAACATCCTTCACGTACATCCGGCACCGCGACCTGTActtcctcgcgctcaccCGCACGAACGCCAACGCGGTGGCCCTTCTCACGTTCCTCCACAGACTCGTGGACATCTTCACGCACTActtcaaggagctcaaggaggagtCCATCAGGGACAACTTCGTGATCATCTACGAGCTGCTGGACGAGGTGATGGACAACGGGTACCCCCAGTTCACCGAGGCGAAGATCCTGAGCGAGTTCatcaccgtcggcgcgcacgagctgCAGGCGCCCAAGGCCCCGATGGCGGTCACCAACGCGGTGTCGTGGCGATCGGAGGGTTTGCGCTACCAGAAGAATGAGGTTTTTCTCGACGTCGTAGAGTCTTGCAACTGCGTGGTCAACGCGAATGGGCAGATTGTCAACTCCGAGGTGAACGGCGCGCTGCGGATGCGCACCCAGCTGAGCGGGATGCCCGAGTGCAAGCTTGGGCTCAACGATAAGGTGATGCTCCAGGCGCAGAACAAGAGCACGCGGGGGAAGAGcgtggagctcgaggatATCAAGTTTCACCAGTGCGTTCGGCTGGCGCGCTTCGAGAGCGACAGGACCATCTCGTTCATACCCCCGGACGGCCAGTTCGATCTGATGAACTACAGGATCACCACCCCGGTCAAGCCCCTGATCTGGGTCGAGGCGAAGGTCACGAGGCCCTCGAGGTCCAGGGTAGAGTACAGCGTCAAGCTCCGGACGCAGTTCAAGTCGAGGCTGAACGCGACGGGCATCGAGGTTAAACTCCCGGTGCCGGGGGACGCGACCACTCCGGAGGTCAAAGCCGCCCTGGGGAGCGTCACGTACGCCCCGGAGCAGGAGGCGATGCTGTGGAAGATCAAGACGGTTCCCGGGGAGAAGGTTGTCGAGATGAGGGCGAAATTTTCGTTGCCAAGCGtgagcgcgctcgaggacgacgggccGAGGCAGAAGAAGCCGCCGGTGATGGTCAAGTTCGAGGTGCCGTACTTCACGGTGTCCGGGGTGCAGGTCCGGTTCCTGAAGGTGATCGAGAAGAGCGGGTATCAGGCGCTGCCGTGGGTGAGGTACATCACCAAGGCGGGGACGTACGAGTTCAGGCTGGACCACCAGTCCTCGTAG